From the genome of Nicotiana sylvestris chromosome 1, ASM39365v2, whole genome shotgun sequence:
GCTAACAAGCTTGCTAGCAAACACCTTCGTTTTTCTTTAATTCATCCTTCTTTCAAAGACTCTCCTCGTTGTGACATCTGTCAGGTACAAAATAATACTCCTTCCGAcctactttaattgattttttttagcgttttcacacatattaaaaaatttactttttagtaattaattaacaatgaaattaccatattaaccttaatttgttcATTGGAAATATACGTATTCAAGACTCTTTACTCTAAGGACAACTTTGGAAAAGAGAATAATTCCTTTTTAATATCTGAAAAATCAAATATTGTGGACCACAAAAAAAAGAGgccaaaaatcaattaaaatgacCGGAGGGAGTACTAATCTCGACTAACAAAAAATTTCAGGGGTCGTTTGGTTACCAGGATTAGAATTATAGTTTCGAAATAGAATCTGAGATTGTATTTATCTTAGGTTTGGTTATGAGTATTAGTTAATATCGGTACAAATTTTATACTAAGATGGTGCTATTAACTATCTCATATTAAATTTGGGATTATAATACTGGAATTCTTAATTAATCCCTGAATATTCCCGCTTTGCAACCAAACGTAAAATTTCTTACACTCTCATCGTATAGAAGTTAAATTCTTTTCTTATGATTTATAGAGTATGTTTGGATTGACTTATTTTAAGTATTTTTAAGTCATTTTGTAGTATttggataaagtaaaaaaaatgcttttaagcacttgttttaagctaaaatgataaaaataagtcAAAAGCTAGAATTTCTAACTTATGGCTTATGCTTAAAAGTCACTCGAAATAAGCCCATTCAAACCGGCTCATAGTATATGCAATGACATCGCAAACCTTTGTTACACAAAACTAACTAGTAACTTGCCCATTTTCTAGGTTATATAAATCACATTTTtatgaatatgatgacccaatatagtaaaaaaaaaaatgtacACGTCAAGTGTATATAAGTTAAAGTCTTTACTAAAGTATTTAACTTCTATATATTAACGCGTAAAGAATTattaatttaatatattttaaaCTGTTATAATAAGTAATTTGTTTATTTTTCTATACAAGTTCCACTTTCTATGAATAATTATCTGTAGTTATCTTTTATGTGATCTTATAGagtaattttttgttttttgagtaaaattatttttctcatTGTATTGGTAATTTGATGATCAGGAGAGACGAGCATTACTCTTTTGCAAAGAAGATAGAGCAATTCTTTGCAAAGAATGCGACTTACATATACACAAAGCAAATGAACATACCAAGAAACACAACAGGTTTCTTCTAACTGGAGTGCAGCTCTCTTCTGCTGTTGCATCTTATAACCAAACTTCATCATCTTCATCCCCTACTGGATCTGCTGCAAGTAATGCTGAAAATTACAAATCTTGTACTAGTAGTTCTGGGATATTGAAGAGTAGTTCGACTGTAGAATCAACACCTAATTTTCAAGAGGGTTCAGTTTCAACTAGTAGTATATCGGAGTATTTGATTGAAACTCTTCCTGGTTGGCATGTTGAAGATTTTCTTGAGTATCCATGTTCTTTTCCCTATGGTAAGTTTTTTTTTGCCAATTACACATTCAGTTCTTTTACGGTTTAACATATATCCACGGACAATAATAACAGAGACACCTTTAAAAAAATAATCTTATATATGTGTTTAAATGTCACTACAAAACAGCTTGAAAGTATTACAAATAAAATAGCCTTAGGACCAACATAGCCCTAGATTCCAACCAGAGGCTGTTTGAGATTTAAACTCTATAGGTTCAGCCTTTAAAGTTTTCACTAATTTAAAGTTATGAGGTCATATTTactatttattatatttttagtaattttttaCACCATAAATGTATGCGCCGCATAAAAAGtgatgggttcagttgaacctgGTCCCGGAGTCAAAAGACTAGATCTGCCTCCCACTCTAACTCACTTACATGCAAGCTTGCAACAAATTCTGCATGCGCCATTGACATAGAATATAAATAAATTTTGACACATTAGTATGATTTAACCTGTTATataaggtaacttgttttatttttcaagttaCTAATTTCATTTATTTTGAATAATTACCTTTAATTATCTTTGAAGTGACCAAATAATTTGCAAAAAATTGTGATGTATTAGTGTATCGAAGTTAAATAAGTTTTCTTATATATGTTCAGAACTTGCAACTAATGATGGTTGTTTGATTGCAGAGTTTTGATCAGATACGGCCTGCTGTTTAGTTTATTTCCACTACAAAAAGTGGAGGTAGCTCAACATCAAATTCAGCCTCTAGAATATAGTGTGTTGAAAGCAAGCAGGAACACAAATGGAGTTCTGTTCCTTAGATCAACCCTCCAATCTGCCAACTAAGATTGACTTAGTAATATTAAAGGGCATAAATCTTTGGAGATACAAGAAAACATAGCGGTACAAGCAATCTGACCTTTTCTTTTGGTTGCTAATTTTGATCAGTTGGTTTTTGGACATGTTATAAGCAAAAACCCAACTGTTTTTGCAAGTCAAATCACTTCGACTTGTTAGAATCTGTCAGTCAGACTTGGAATGGGTTTTCAAACCAGATCTGGGgcaatcttttttctttttttttcttttttttttttaaatgagcCAATCTTTTTGTAATGCTAGTGGGAGGGTCTTGTGCCTCTTACCCAATACCCGCTATAATTATTGAATATGGAGATcgtatttatttctcatatttatgGCCAAATCAATTTGTTAAGGGAGATTGATGCAAAGTTTATTGGCTTTCTTTTTGATTCTGAAATAAGCTCAGCAGCCAGCGTCCTCACAATCTTGCAGGACGAACTTTGATATTCAGGGCTAAACTTCTAAGACAAAAACAGACTGTCGATGAAATCAATGGCAGTTCAATCATCTAATGTAAGTAATAGCATCATGACTAAAAAGGCTTAAACTCCTCTGAGAAAATTTTCTGTAACTACTATGGTTTTAAACCTACGTACCAATCCATTTAGAGTGAATTAATAACAGGGAATACAGGGTTGGCCAATGCATGCCGGAGTAAAAGATTGAAAACTCACATGAGAAATGAATTTAATGACGGCAATGGGATGTTTGGTTACAGTTGGAAAATAACCTCGGTATTTAAGTCGTCATTAATAGCCGAGCGATTGGTGGAAATAATATTCATATTAGTTATGCTTTAAATCAAGATATAACTTGTCCCCAAGCCAAACTCCCAAACTTATCCGATACAATTAAGTATTATTGTAACCTAGCAAAAACTCGTCCAATCAGTTCAGACCAATCCCAATTAAATATCTCCATGACAATCCAGTCCCAATTAAATATCTCCAAAGATAATTTCTATCAAAAGCAATCCCGCATACCACATGGAGGATATGAACAAGACTAGCTGGTGAGCCAGATTATGCTTATTATCTAATACATGCTGAAGACAGGCGTAGTTATTGTAAAAGCAGAAACCAAAAAAATTAACCAACTGATACACCAAATAAGAAACGCTAGGCACAAAGAGAACCAGATTATAGTCATCATTGATGTACAAGCTCAAACATTTACAGACATCTCAAAATTGTGACTGTAGCTTGTGTCCTATACAATGCCTTGCGCTCAAGGAGATCAAACTATGCCAGCAGCAACTCACTGAATTCAAATTTACTAATTTTCGTCTGTTTCCTTTTGTAGCACCTATTTTTCTTAATTTACAGTTACTTGgtggacaaaaaaaaaaaaagaggtaccACTTTGACATTACATACAGTTGAACCTTGTAAAGAATGTCATGAGAAAAGGAGCTTCACAAGATTGAAGAGAACCCTCCTGCAAAGAGAGAAAGTAAGCACCTTATTGTAAGTTGCATTCAGAACTTGTGCATAAATTGTTATTATAAAATTAAATTAGGACTCGGGATTGTTGAAGTGCGTAACTATCTCACAGAAAACCCTTTAATTATTAACTTATATTATATATCTCAGCTTGTTATTATAAAATTAAATTAGGACTCGGGATTGTTGAAGTGCGTAACTATCTCACAGAAAACCCTTTAATTACTAACTTATATTATATATCTCAGCAATGACAACTCAACAACCACCTTACCTTTCACCACCTTTCGAGCACTTCAAATGCCATCTCAAGTATAAGCAAAAATTCTATCTGTAATTTTAGTCCGACAGATTGGACACTCGGCACAGGCAAGGGAACAAGATTTACACACTGCAAATTAAGTCAACATTAGACATCTCCTACCCAAGGGAGCGAGGATAAGCTGAGCACATAATCAGAAAGTTGACTTACAGCAAAAATGTCGGCAAGGAAGGAGCATCGCAGTACTTGGTGATTCGAAACAGACTTTACATACATGTGAATTTGCATCAACATTTCCCAAATATCtgtgttccttttccttcatctCTTGCATTCGAGCCTGGTGGTGCACAGGTAAAAGATCTTTAATATTTCATGTTATATGTTGAGTCATGAAGGAACCTAAAAAACAACATTTGTTATTAGTACTAACTCCTATGCAAAAACCTAAGAACAAACATGTATCCCCTTACCCATTTAATATTTTCCATTTTAGGTTTCATCTTAAAATGCTTGAGACAATTTAGCTACTATATTGCACTACAAAGTCAAATTCTTCTAAGAATTTCAAATCTATTTGACTGTCAGAAGTTAAAAATGTTTTCTTATAACTAAAACCAACTGTGAGTTCAGCATTTTCTCCCATTACTAATGTAATATAATATGCAAGTCACGAACAGTAGGACTTGCCTGAAACAACCTCAAAAGATTGACACAGAGCAGTAAATAGAAAAGCTTATAATGCTCTTAGTTACTTTTGATTGGTTGGAACATTTCAAAAGCACTACAGTAAGTGCACTACTATGCGAGAAGCACCATGGAACGACAAATGACTGAAAGGTAAATACTTCCTCTTTCTCAGTTTATGATGACACTATTTATATTTTGAGATGTCTCGAAATGTTCGATACAATTCTATTTCTACACAACTTTCAGGAATAAAAATTCATTACAGTATCCAAATTTTAGTCTTTAATGCGATATCTTCCCCGCCCAGCTAACTTTTCAACCATTTCTTTAATATTTTCTCCTGTTATCATTAAAACTATATATAAGTCATATTGACTTCTTAAATGCCATCATCAGTCAAATACAAGACATAAAGTGGGACGGATGGAATAAGTAAAAGTTTATTAATCCTGTGACTTACGGATGTTGGACACTTACTCTCCCCAGCCCTTCCGGTGTTCTACTAGAATCAAACAACCTTCATCTTCCAGAAAGCTTGCATATCTTCCTGGATCCAAATTCTATCTCACACTTGTTTTACAACTAAAAGACAAAAATGACCATCTTACATAGAGAGGGAAAGGTAAAGGAAAGCTTGCATACAGAGCTTCAACTCTGACAAATGACAAGGACGAGCCCATTACATACATGTGACAAGATACAAGTTCTAAGTGGCAATAAAGGATAAACAGAATTACCTTCAAGCGGGCAACAAGAATGTCTTCCTTGAGAATCTCTGCAACTGCAGTTGCATGATCCATGGTCCGGCCATCATCGAGGATGGGGTCACTGTACTCACTATCATTCACTTTTGGATCATTCCTATTGTCTCCTCGAACATTCTGCTTTTCTGCTACTGTCTTTAAATCTTGCATGGCACCATTCTTTTTCCTAAGCTGAGCAACAAGCACCCACATATTTGCTAAATCATTTTCCAGAGCTGCCTCCCTTTTTTTTCCCTCTTCAACCTTTTTCTTGTACTCATCTTCCAGTATTTCCTTCTCAACCAAAGCAGCCTCCAGAGCTGCCTCACATTGTTTTCTTGCCTGCAACTCCATTTTTAAATCTTCAGGATCCAGATTCCATGGGCCAAACCCATCACGAACAACTCCAGCAATTTCAATTTCTCGTCCAGAAACCCGACCTCTACGTCCTTGCCATAGGCTTTCACCATGCTTTCCGCAACGAGCACTACCAGTTTGTGCTATGGAATTCCTAGAATTAAATATTTGGCGAgcagccaacaactctttctcgagTTTTGTATTCTGTATCGATAGCTTTGTCACCTCACCAGCCAAACTTTTCAGTTCTACTGCAGCAGCAGATGCCAATTCTTTTGCATATGAGGCTTCTTCAGACAATTTCTGGTTCTGTACTCGCAATCCACTGTTCTCCTCTACACTCTGAACAAGTTCCAACTTCAACTTATCATTATCAATATCCTGCTCAAGCAACAAACTTATCAGAACCATGATAAGGACACATTTAAGGAAAATGCAATCACATAAAAGTGTCTGTAGGCACAAAGCTAAATAAGCAGAGTTAGAGAGATGTAGTCCTTTAATTGCTGTATATGTCACACTAATGGCAGATTGAAAAACTCTAATAGAAATGCCCAGTAATGCTTGCTTTCATGCAGGTAAAGCCATTAGTCAAATACAAATCTAACATAGAAAGATTAACCAAGAGAAATTgaaagatcaaaatgatcatgTGTCTAGGCTCCATACTACAGCACCAAGTTCAGTATGTTTATATAGAACAGAACAAAAGGTAAAAGACTAAGCATCTCCAATAATTTAAATTCCTAAGTTAAAAAATCTTAGACTATTCATTCAAAAATAGCATATCATCAGGATGCCCTTCAAGGCATTTGCACGGCTTTATATAAAGGAAGTAATAAAACACTTCGATAGGTCTTAAGAGTTTGAATTCTCAATGTATCTTTAGACTATAGAGGCACTAAGGATTCATATGAGTCCTGTGCTCAGCATCTCTTAGCTCAGTTAACTAAACAGTGATATGCTCCAGCAAACCCCTCCCCTGCAGGAGACCATCTtcatgaaaataaagaaaagaaaatttggtcTCAGTTCTTCATATATCACCACTGCCAAAAGATGCCATATAAACAAGAACCAGTCCAATAGACAAACGCGAAATCAGTTAATCCTGAGCTGAAGGATATAAATCACCTGCAACTGAATTTTCTTCTTAAGGTCATCAATATACTCGTCTGATACACCCTGTTGTTCTGATGAGGGGTATGACTTTTCCACCTTCAGTGCGGCTAGCTGCTGCTCAAGATTACAAATAGTTTCCTGCAGTTCCTTGTTCTCTAAACACTGAAACACATAAAAAATGACAGTCCCATTAATCCTGGACATCCGCCATTGGCAGGCCGACAACGTTAAAGTGACTACCATTTtgattaacaacaaaaataaataatggTGTTTCTTCACCTTGTTCTGCAGCTCTTCCTGGAGAATCCGATTGTCTGCTGATTTTATCTGCATTCAAACGTCAAATTCTAAATAACTTTATATAATAGATGTTCCGCACTCTGATAGAAAGGAAAATTCTTtagatttgattttaaaataattgAATTGGTGCAAATCAAGGAAGGACTAATCTGGTTACCAACCTCAAGCTCAAAGCCCTGTTCACTACATTGTGTCATCAGCTTCAGCAAAGTCTGGCAGAAGACAGAACTATGAGACAACCACAAATCACCATTAAAGAGATAACCTATGAGGTTGAAAAAGAATGATGTGACATCACCTGCTGCATTTCAACTAAAGATGCACTGGTGACTGATGCTTCACCAATGTCAACAATGCGCTGTTCTAAGATCCTCATCTGCTCTCTCTTTTCTTGAATGTCACACTCCAAACTTTGAATCTGTCACAAGTTTAGGCATTACGGTGAGTAAAAATCTTAAAAGCAGGAGACATCAATGTACAGAAGAACAAACAATAAATTGTTTTCATGAAAATCATACAGCTGTTGTTGCTTAACAACAAAATCCTACACACCCATCAAGCATTTAACATGCCTATCAACTTTGAGGATTAGAAACTATTGAAGACACTAGAGCTGGATATGTTTCACATGTAGTAAATATACCAATACCATGCCTTGAATTTTGAGGAAGCATCAATTACATATTCATTTGAATTCCAAAAATATATCTAAACTGTTCGCGAATTTTGAGAGAAGATTATTGACTGCAAAATATAGCTGCAGATTATTCAAAGAGAGACCCAATATATGGCTATAGCAGCCATACACACATCCATCATATTACTAACCATCATATGTATAAAGGATTCAGTCCACAAAGACAATAAAGCTTACTTCAGTACGAGTTTTTGAATTCTCAGGATCATTCGCAGACTGCTCCATCATTCTTTTCAATGTACTCGTACTAAATGCAATCTCTCCAGCAAGCATCTTAACTTGCTCAACAAGGAGGTCCATCTGATCTGACATTGGAACTCCTTTCTGTATTCAAACCAGAAAGACAAATAAAACATTAAAAGTTGGAAGGAATTAACATTTGATATGCAATGGAAAAGTATTCCAATATATAAGAATTAGACATTCGAAAAAAATAATCTTAATGGGAAAAACTAGATTTGAAAGAAAAGTAATAACTTCTCTATCCTGAGACAACATTGGAGAATGCTAAAATGTACGGATCCAAGAAAGTTTGATAATTCAatacttgaaaaaaaaattagataTCAAAAAATCAAACTCCATGCAAAGTCAAAGACCTTAGTGGGCTATTCAGAGTAAACTTAACTACATGTGGATTAAAAAATAACATAGTAACCGACAAATCCTTTGATTCCTACAGAAGATTAACAGTCATATGCAATACATAGGAAGTGGAATTAAGAACAAATGAAGTCTCCTCATTTAGAAGATATTAAGGACTGGGAAGAATCATACTATGGGCAGCTTTGAACCACAGGAGGAACTACTGATAAGTTCACCCACCTGAGTTGATTCAGTAATCGTACTTCCAGCCTGGGAGATATTATCATTCCACTTGCTTGAAGATCTTCTGTGTTCAACATCAGAAGTCTCTGATGAAGGATCTCTCTGATTCTCGCTATCAACGAGCACAGAACAATCCAACTTCTGGTGGAAAGGTGAAATAAAGGATCAATTTAGGAAACAGATTTTATATTTGAAGGTGAAAGATAAAAGATCATTTTGGAAAATTGATTCTATATATATATCGGGCGATATTTCAGCGAATCTGTATGTGAAAATAGATTCCATTATCTGGATCAACATCGATGCCAGAAAATTTGCACGTAAAtagtaatcagaaagaaaaagagacaAGAGAAGCTTAATTTACACTCTTGAAGGGGATTGACAGTGTTAAAATCTCTATGTAAGATAATATGAACAGTGAAGTGTTAAAATCTTTATGTAAGATAACATGAACACTGGTAATAAGTAGTACGAGAAAGTCCTGTGAAAATCACAACACATTTGATGCATCTAAAATCTAAATTCAGAAACGATAACCAGAGTTCTAGTGGGCAAAGAACAGCAATAAGATAACTCAAGATAAATAGAGAGGGTGGCCTACATCATCTTCAGAAGCAGACTGACTCCTCTGATGTACAGCAACATCCCCCAAACACCCAGGAATTGAATTCTTTGAAGAAACAAGGATCAGTTTAGTTAGCTTCTGTATCCGGCTCAGTAGAGCAGCCTTGGCATCCTCTTCCTCCTCCAACCTTGACTGCATCTTCACTTGTCCCTCTTCCAACTGTGAAAAGATGATTAATAATAACAAAATACAGAACCAATTATATCCTATGTTCCAATTCACATAGCAGTTTTTCTTTTTGGTCCATTCCAGGGCAATTGACACCTTTTCATGCCTGGAACTCATTAATTTTAAACTTTTCCTTTTTCCCTTAATGACATGCCATTGTGGAATCGACATGACACTTTTTGACCACAAGATACAAAGGGTACTTTGGGAATGTTAATTGTTTTAGCTTATGAGTCAAAAGTCTTTTAACTTTCTTAAACTTTGCGCCGAGACAAACACCGCCATATAAATTAAACAGACAGAGTACATCCAAAGAAAATATCTTAGAATCTAAGTACAGGCATCCTCGAACATGGCATCAGTTGTATGTAACATATTTGACCTCAAGCTGTAGACAGAGTTTACCAAATCATTTGACTTGAATGCATACCTGCTGTTTCAGGGTAATAAGTTCTTCATGATTGACTCCTACAAGCATCCCCCTTCTTAGCTGATCAAGCTCTTGCTTGAGACAAGATATTTCTTTCTGATATTTCTTAATCAGTGACTTCTCATCAATAATCTGAAAGAAAGATATATGAGTATTCAGCCTTCCCTACTGCAATTCCATAAAGCTGAAGTGATGCAGACAGGCAAACCTTGTTGCGTGATGCATAAATCTCAACACGCTTTGCCCTGCTTGCAAACTTTAACGTATTATGGGTTTCTTCCATATTGCTTGAAGCAGGAGTAACAGTGCATACGAGCTATAATCAACAAGAAGCAGGAGATTAGTTATCTCTTCAATGCACTTCGTGCCAAGCAGCATAGATGCAAAAATGTCTGACACCAAAGGCTAAGAAGCAAAGGATGCACACCCAATAGGATAAGAGAGCAGTTTCAAATGATCAATAAATTGATATGCACGACATGTGCTTAATTGCACTTACAGAAACATGTCCATGCCCACTAAGTGAAGATTGTAGTAGGCGAGTAAGTTTAGAATCTCGATACGGAACATGAGATGCACTCCCTTCACTTAATTTTCCAATGACCTTAACACATCAGAGAAAAGTCAATGTGTCAGATTGAAATAAACCCAGAAGTAGAAATTCATCTAATACTTAGCGAGCTCAAGAAAGAACACAGATAACTGATCAAGTGCTGGTAGGTAAGGAAGAAGTCAATCAGAACACTGACAAATGTCATCATGCAACCTTTATATGAAACCTACTTACAAACTGTCAACA
Proteins encoded in this window:
- the LOC104236102 gene encoding kinesin-like protein KIN-7D, mitochondrial isoform X3, which encodes MVLQVVERHTLCMVIKVLQTPGREFLLRVSYLEIYNEVINDLLDPTGQNLRIREDTQGTYVEGIKEEVVLSPGHALSFIAAGEEHRHVGSNNFNLLSSRSHTIFTLMIESSAHGDEYDGVIFSQLSLIDLAGSESSKTETTGLRRKEGSYINKSLLTLGTVIGKLSEGSASHVPYRDSKLTRLLQSSLSGHGHVSLVCTVTPASSNMEETHNTLKFASRAKRVEIYASRNKIIDEKSLIKKYQKEISCLKQELDQLRRGMLVGVNHEELITLKQQLEEGQVKMQSRLEEEEDAKAALLSRIQKLTKLILVSSKNSIPGCLGDVAVHQRSQSASEDDKLDCSVLVDSENQRDPSSETSDVEHRRSSSKWNDNISQAGSTITESTQKGVPMSDQMDLLVEQVKMLAGEIAFSTSTLKRMMEQSANDPENSKTRTEIQSLECDIQEKREQMRILEQRIVDIGEASVTSASLVEMQQTLLKLMTQCSEQGFELEIKSADNRILQEELQNKCLENKELQETICNLEQQLAALKVEKSYPSSEQQGVSDEYIDDLKKKIQLQDIDNDKLKLELVQSVEENSGLRVQNQKLSEEASYAKELASAAAVELKSLAGEVTKLSIQNTKLEKELLAARQIFNSRNSIAQTGSARCGKHGESLWQGRRGRVSGREIEIAGVVRDGFGPWNLDPEDLKMELQARKQCEAALEAALVEKEILEDEYKKKVEEGKKREAALENDLANMWVLVAQLRKKNGAMQDLKTVAEKQNVRGDNRNDPKVNDSEYSDPILDDGRTMDHATAVAEILKEDILVARLKARMQEMKEKEHRYLGNVDANSHVCKVCFESPSTAMLLPCRHFCLCKSCSLACAECPICRTKITDRIFAYT
- the LOC104236102 gene encoding kinesin-like protein KIN-7D, mitochondrial isoform X2, whose translation is MAASSSRGRSSSPFHYRKSSSPYSSTSSSSSFMNSRLMPKSCSSTATSFFGSGTGFSSKSMTPSRDRTDSAYSRGYGNRTPVNFQSTEELLAEPVDMSRAGESISVTVRFRPMSEREYNKGDEIAWYADGDKIVRNEYNAATAFAFDRVFGPDTCTQEVYEIAARPVVKAAMEGVNGTVFAYGVTSSGKTHTMHGDQSSPGIIPLAIKDVFSIIQDTPGREFLLRVSYLEIYNEVINDLLDPTGQNLRIREDTQGTYVEGIKEEVVLSPGHALSFIAAGEEHRHVGSNNFNLLSSRSHTIFTLMIESSAHGDEYDGVIFSQLSLIDLAGSESSKTETTGLRRKEGSYINKSLLTLGTVIGKLSEGSASHVPYRDSKLTRLLQSSLSGHGHVSLVCTVTPASSNMEETHNTLKFASRAKRVEIYASRNKIIDEKSLIKKYQKEISCLKQELDQLRRGMLVGVNHEELITLKQQLEEGQVKMQSRLEEEEDAKAALLSRIQKLTKLILVSSKNSIPGCLGDVAVHQRSQSASEDDLDCSVLVDSENQRDPSSETSDVEHRRSSSKWNDNISQAGSTITESTQKGVPMSDQMDLLVEQVKMLAGEIAFSTSTLKRMMEQSANDPENSKTRTEIQSLECDIQEKREQMRILEQRIVDIGEASVTSASLVEMQQTLLKLMTQCSEQGFELEIKSADNRILQEELQNKCLENKELQETICNLEQQLAALKVEKSYPSSEQQGVSDEYIDDLKKKIQLQDIDNDKLKLELVQSVEENSGLRVQNQKLSEEASYAKELASAAAVELKSLAGEVTKLSIQNTKLEKELLAARQIFNSRNSIAQTGSARCGKHGESLWQGRRGRVSGREIEIAGVVRDGFGPWNLDPEDLKMELQARKQCEAALEAALVEKEILEDEYKKKVEEGKKREAALENDLANMWVLVAQLRKKNGAMQDLKTVAEKQNVRGDNRNDPKVNDSEYSDPILDDGRTMDHATAVAEILKEDILVARLKARMQEMKEKEHRYLGNVDANSHVCKVCFESPSTAMLLPCRHFCLCKSCSLACAECPICRTKITDRIFAYT
- the LOC104236102 gene encoding kinesin-like protein KIN-7D, mitochondrial isoform X1, encoding MAASSSRGRSSSPFHYRKSSSPYSSTSSSSSFMNSRLMPKSCSSTATSFFGSGTGFSSKSMTPSRDRTDSAYSRGYGNRTPVNFQSTEELLAEPVDMSRAGESISVTVRFRPMSEREYNKGDEIAWYADGDKIVRNEYNAATAFAFDRVFGPDTCTQEVYEIAARPVVKAAMEGVNGTVFAYGVTSSGKTHTMHGDQSSPGIIPLAIKDVFSIIQDTPGREFLLRVSYLEIYNEVINDLLDPTGQNLRIREDTQGTYVEGIKEEVVLSPGHALSFIAAGEEHRHVGSNNFNLLSSRSHTIFTLMIESSAHGDEYDGVIFSQLSLIDLAGSESSKTETTGLRRKEGSYINKSLLTLGTVIGKLSEGSASHVPYRDSKLTRLLQSSLSGHGHVSLVCTVTPASSNMEETHNTLKFASRAKRVEIYASRNKIIDEKSLIKKYQKEISCLKQELDQLRRGMLVGVNHEELITLKQQLEEGQVKMQSRLEEEEDAKAALLSRIQKLTKLILVSSKNSIPGCLGDVAVHQRSQSASEDDKLDCSVLVDSENQRDPSSETSDVEHRRSSSKWNDNISQAGSTITESTQKGVPMSDQMDLLVEQVKMLAGEIAFSTSTLKRMMEQSANDPENSKTRTEIQSLECDIQEKREQMRILEQRIVDIGEASVTSASLVEMQQTLLKLMTQCSEQGFELEIKSADNRILQEELQNKCLENKELQETICNLEQQLAALKVEKSYPSSEQQGVSDEYIDDLKKKIQLQDIDNDKLKLELVQSVEENSGLRVQNQKLSEEASYAKELASAAAVELKSLAGEVTKLSIQNTKLEKELLAARQIFNSRNSIAQTGSARCGKHGESLWQGRRGRVSGREIEIAGVVRDGFGPWNLDPEDLKMELQARKQCEAALEAALVEKEILEDEYKKKVEEGKKREAALENDLANMWVLVAQLRKKNGAMQDLKTVAEKQNVRGDNRNDPKVNDSEYSDPILDDGRTMDHATAVAEILKEDILVARLKARMQEMKEKEHRYLGNVDANSHVCKVCFESPSTAMLLPCRHFCLCKSCSLACAECPICRTKITDRIFAYT
- the LOC104236101 gene encoding B-box zinc finger protein 20, with the translated sequence MKIQCDVCDKEEAAVYCSADEATLCQRCDYQVHHANKLASKHLRFSLIHPSFKDSPRCDICQERRALLFCKEDRAILCKECDLHIHKANEHTKKHNRFLLTGVQLSSAVASYNQTSSSSSPTGSAASNAENYKSCTSSSGILKSSSTVESTPNFQEGSVSTSSISEYLIETLPGWHVEDFLEYPCSFPYEF